The following is a genomic window from Amycolatopsis sp. BJA-103.
GTGACCAGTCCGTCGAGCATGCCGAGCAGCAGACCGTCCCTGGTGGACCAGGGGCAGATGGCGACCTGGCCACCGGAAAGCGTCAGCAGCGCCTCGGCGACGATCGCGCCCGCGAGCGCCTGGTGGGAGCGCTGGCGCGAGATGCCGGGCAGTTCGGCGCGGCGTTTCGCGGGCAGCTTCGCCAGCCGCGGGATCCACGCGCGGAGGTCGTCGAGGTGCAGTTCCCGTGCGCGGGACGGCCGGTCGCCTGCGAGCCGGGCGAGTTGCCTCAGCACCTTGGAGCAGCCGACGGCGCGGTGGTCGCGGATCTGCGGCAGGACGTCCTGCATCGCGTCGCGGACCTCGTCGAGGACGTGTTCCCGCATCGCCCGGACGACCTTGGGCGACGGGCATTCGGTGGCGAACCAGTCCCGCGTCAGCGAGCGGGCGCCGAGCGGCAGCGAGTGCGCGAACTCGGCTTCCTCCGCCTCCCCCGCGGCGAGTTCGACGGTTCCGCCGCCGATGTCGAGCACCAGCAGCCCGCCCGCCGAGGCGCCGTACCACCGGCGCGCGCCGACGTAGGCCAGTTCGGCCTCGCGGCGGCCGGTCAGGAACCGCAGTTTGACCCCGGTGGCCTTCGCGACGTCGCAGACGACCTGCTTCACGTTGGCCGCGTCGCGGATCGACGAAGTGGCGAGCGGGTACACGTCCTCGACGCCGTGCTTGGCGGCCATGGTCATGCCCGCCTCGACCGCCGAAGCGACCGCGTCGATGCCACGCCGGGTCAAGTTCCCGTCGTCATCGAGTTCCCTGTCGAGCCGCAGGCGCGTCTGGTGGCTCAGCACGGGGTCGAGCGGCGAACCGCCCTTGGCCAGAACCACCAGCCGTGCACTGAACGACCCGACGTCCAGGACCGCGGCGGACGGCTCCCCGATCTGCTTGCGCACGCGAGGCACCTCACCTTCGTCGCGAACGGATTCCCCCGAGGTCTCGCTTCCACTCCTGATAATGGCGGATTTTCCGGCCGTTCAGGCGTGGTTTACGTTCTCTTTCCACCGGGAGGCCGCTTTTTGACCACGATGGGGGTACACCGGCGCAGGTCAAGTATACCGTATCGATACAGGTGAGAGGTTCGACTCCTTCGCGCGGCTAACCAATGAGTTCGCGAAGCTTCGAAACCTGGGCGACGCGGGCCTCGCGGCCGGGCAGCAACGGGTTGACCACCAGCGTGGTCGCGCCCGCCTCGCGGAAGGCGGCCAGCCGCTCCTTGACGTAGCCCTCGGGCCCGATCAGCGAGATCGCCCTGATCAGTTCCGTCGGCACGGCCGCGGCGGCTTCCTCCTTCTTGCCGTCCAGGTAGAGGTCCTGGATGAGCTTGGCTTCGGCTTCATAGCCGTAGCGCTGCGCGAGGCTGTTGTAGAAGTTCTTGCCCCGGGCGCCCATTCCGCCGATGTACAGCGCCAGCATGCCGCGCAGGTGGTCCAGCAGCCCTTCGACGTCGTCGCCGATCGCCAGCGCGGTGCCGACGAAGGTGTCCAGCTCACCCAGCGACGGGTCGCGCTTCGCCTTGCCCTCCGCGAGCGACGCGCCCCAGACGTCGGCGGCCTTCTCCGGGTGGAAGAAGATCGGCTCCCAGCCCTCGGCGAGTTCGGCGGTGAGCGCGACGTTCTTCGGGCCGATCGAGGCCAGCAGGATCGGGATCCGCGAACGCACCGGGTGGTTGATCAGCTTCAGCGGCTTGCCGAGGCCCGTGCCCTGCTCCGGCGGCAGCGGGATGTTGTAGTGCGTGCCGGAGTGCACGACCTTCTCCCGCCGCCACACCTGACGGCAGATGTCGATGATCTCGCGGGTCCTGCCGAGCGGCGCGTCGTACTTCACGCCGTGGAAACCCTCGATGACCTGCGGACCGGATGCGCCGATGCCGAGGGTGAACCGGCCGTCGGAGACGAAGTCGAGTCCGGCGGCGGTCATCGCGGTCAGCGTCGGCGTCCGCGTGTAGATCTGGAAGATGCCGGAGGCGATCTGGACCCGCTCGGTCTTCGCCGCGACGTAGCCGAGCTGGCTGACCGCGTCGAACGAGTAGGCCTCGGGGACGAAGACGATGTCCAGCCCGGCCTTCTCCAGCTCGACGATGTCCGCCACGCTCTCGGCGAAGCCACCGGCGTAGCTGATCGCGGTTCCGATCCTCATCCGTATCTCCTCACAAGTTACTGAGCGTTCGCTTAGCGATAGTATGCCCGGTGCAGGGTCGCCGCGAACTCCAGAACGATGCCACCATCTTCGTGCATTCGCCGGGCTCCCTCCAGGAACCGGCGACGGAACTCCTCACCGCGCTCGGACGGCAGCGCCGAGATCATCTCGGCCAGCCCCCGCGGCATCATCCAGTCCAACAGGTCGTCCGGACCGGCCAGTGGTTTGGGCAGTTCGACGGTTTCCCTCGTCAGGTCTTCGAACCCGGCCTCGACGAGCAGCGCGTCGAGCTGGTCGAACGTCATCGGGCCGGGCTGCGCGGCCTTCGGCTCGGCGGCGCCGCCGGGAGCGAAGAACTCCAGGCTCAGATCCTGGAACCACGCCAGGCGGCCGACGGACTGCCGTTCCAAGGACAGCGCGACCGTGCCGCCCGGCGTCAGCACCCGC
Proteins encoded in this region:
- a CDS encoding LLM class F420-dependent oxidoreductase yields the protein MRIGTAISYAGGFAESVADIVELEKAGLDIVFVPEAYSFDAVSQLGYVAAKTERVQIASGIFQIYTRTPTLTAMTAAGLDFVSDGRFTLGIGASGPQVIEGFHGVKYDAPLGRTREIIDICRQVWRREKVVHSGTHYNIPLPPEQGTGLGKPLKLINHPVRSRIPILLASIGPKNVALTAELAEGWEPIFFHPEKAADVWGASLAEGKAKRDPSLGELDTFVGTALAIGDDVEGLLDHLRGMLALYIGGMGARGKNFYNSLAQRYGYEAEAKLIQDLYLDGKKEEAAAAVPTELIRAISLIGPEGYVKERLAAFREAGATTLVVNPLLPGREARVAQVSKLRELIG
- a CDS encoding class I SAM-dependent methyltransferase; amino-acid sequence: MVTAAQAKAKYDQLVDRYEDIFFYVADVGRDLVAFADPAPGTRLLDVGAGRGAVARAALAKGCAVTAIDASPLMMRRLAEEHPEISASEGDLYRTGFADGSFDLVTAGFVMQVLDDPLAALTEFRRVLTPGGTVALSLERQSVGRLAWFQDLSLEFFAPGGAAEPKAAQPGPMTFDQLDALLVEAGFEDLTRETVELPKPLAGPDDLLDWMMPRGLAEMISALPSERGEEFRRRFLEGARRMHEDGGIVLEFAATLHRAYYR
- a CDS encoding Ppx/GppA phosphatase family protein, which codes for MRKQIGEPSAAVLDVGSFSARLVVLAKGGSPLDPVLSHQTRLRLDRELDDDGNLTRRGIDAVASAVEAGMTMAAKHGVEDVYPLATSSIRDAANVKQVVCDVAKATGVKLRFLTGRREAELAYVGARRWYGASAGGLLVLDIGGGTVELAAGEAEEAEFAHSLPLGARSLTRDWFATECPSPKVVRAMREHVLDEVRDAMQDVLPQIRDHRAVGCSKVLRQLARLAGDRPSRARELHLDDLRAWIPRLAKLPAKRRAELPGISRQRSHQALAGAIVAEALLTLSGGQVAICPWSTRDGLLLGMLDGLVTPEGKPAKAA